In Micromonas commoda chromosome 16, complete sequence, the genomic window GCAGCAGCTCGtcaagctcggcgccgcgcggtacCTCCGCGGGCTCAGCGACACGTTCTTAATCTGGGACCCCGACATGATCCCGCTGTGGCCCGTCCGCGTCTTCGGCGCCCAagcgtccgccgcgaacggcggcaaGCAAAGGGCGTTTCGCCAAATCGGTGGGTACGTGATAAGAGCCTACGAGTCCTCCTACGAAAAGCTCGTGCCGGGCGAACGCGTTCAGtacgcccccgacggcagCAGCTACGTGACGCACCAGATGGTCGTGGAGAGGGCGTACGTCGAGGAGCTGCTCGGGGCGTTCGGGGAGGCGTGGGAGCGGAGGCTGAGCATGGAGAGCGCGgtgaaggcgtcggcggcgtacgGGTCGTATGGGGCGAATGGGGCGAATGGGGCGAATGGGGCGAAGGATCCTCGCCCGAGGGTCGATCCGGTTGGTGGGGAGGTGGATTTTGACGATTTTAACGACGTCGATTtaaacgacggcgacgacaccggcggctggagggacgcggacgacttcgtgcggcggcggcggctcgcgatGTTCGAGGCTTGGCCGGAGGATCGACAAGCATCAGGGAAGAGGGCGAAgaacccgcgacgggcgggctcgttcgcgtcggggaTCGGCGGGAAGgacggtgactcaccgggtgccgagggtgccgagcaGGGTGCCGTCCACAAGTTGACCgtcaacgcggcgccgcgtccgatgcccgcgtgggcgtcggcggtgctcgcgagCCTCCCCGAGGACTCCCTCACTTTGGGGTTCTCGGAgtacgcggcgtacgcgtctTGGGTGGCGAGTAAACACCCGGAGAGCGTGGAGGTGGCGCCCGTTCGCTTATGGTCGCGTCACCCGTTTGGGCCCCTGGTCGGATCGCTCGGCGTTCGTGCGCAGCGGATGGCGAACCGCGACGGGCTGTGCTGTCCGGGCCCGGCTTCGGTGCGAGTGATGAAACTTTTGGGGTACCAGTACGCGGGGTTCGAGATTGggcacgtcgcgtcgtgcggACTCGACCTGCCGAGACACAGGGACTCGTATGGGCTCTAGCCGGTGTGTGTACTTGTAATACTTATGATGCGTATTAGAGAAACCGGATAGGGTTTCATCGCGAGGTGGGGGTCACGTCGGGATCGACGACGCATCG contains:
- a CDS encoding predicted protein; its protein translation is MAARSTGRSEPALLKRRGRALRSNTVGERGVCLLLLLGVTALASSALMSRILPHVLAWRRASACLPTDSLLPGAAPCPPEASHPSLDVVSVAAKPTCVTRLAVAALNQYVGPRRIVFVSSNDVACARLTSFADNVECVPEDDLIPGVTKAAVDAELARLYGGTRAGARGRNGGGVGGGNYVGRSTSGAGNYMGRSNGGWYLQQLVKLGAARYLRGLSDTFLIWDPDMIPLWPVRVFGAQASAANGGKQRAFRQIGGYVIRAYESSYEKLVPGERVQYAPDGSSYVTHQMVVERAYVEELLGAFGEAWERRLSMESAVKASAAYGSYGANGANGANGAKDPRPRVDPVGGEVDFDDFNDVDLNDGDDTGGWRDADDFVRRRRLAMFEAWPEDRQASGKRAKNPRRAGSFASGIGGKDGDSPGAEGAEQGAVHKLTVNAAPRPMPAWASAVLASLPEDSLTLGFSEYAAYASWVASKHPESVEVAPVRLWSRHPFGPLVGSLGVRAQRMANRDGLCCPGPASVRVMKLLGYQYAGFEIGHVASCGLDLPRHRDSYGL